AAGCGGTCCCGGTCGGGCCACTGGGGGTTCTGGGGATCGATGCGCATCTCTTTGAAAAACAGCGCTGTCACCATGTCGGCCGCCGAGAGGGATCCGCCGGGATGCCCGCTGCTGGCCGCATGGGTCATGGCGATGATGTGGCGGCGGATCTGCCTGGCCGTCGATTCCAGGCGCTGTGTTATTGCTTCACTCATCTGCGATACTCCCTTCTGCAAGCAATCTCGACAATATTCTGCACCATTTCCGCCAAATCCTGCGTCTTCTGGCACGGAAAAAAGAAAAAGGCGGAAAGTTTACCCGAAAAACAGGGAAACCCCACCTCCATGTTGGAGACGGGGTCTGTGATTAGTACTCTACCCTTGTTTTGTCGACCAGACCAGGTAGGCGGAGATAAAATCATCCAGTTCGCCATCCATGACGGCATAAACGTTGCCCACCTCGGTGTTGGTCCGGTGGTCCTTGACAAGGTTGTAGGGGTGAAAGACATAGGAGCGGATCTGGCTGCCAAAGGCGATGTCCTGCTGGTCGCCCTTCAACCGGTTGAACTCGGCCTCCTGCTCCTGCCTCTGGCGCTCGAAGAGCTTCGCCTGCAGCATGCGCATGGCCGTAGCCCGGTTCTGAATCTGGGAGCGCTCGCTCTGGCAGGCCACCACGATCCCTGTGGGGATGTGGGTGATGCGAACGGCCGATTCGGTCTTGTTGACGTGCTGGCCTCCGGCGCCGCTGGCGCGGTAGGTGTCGACCTTCAAATCTTCCGTCCGGATCTGAATCTCCGCGTCTTCGCCGACCTCGGGCAACACCTCCAGGGAGGCGAAGGAGGTATGGCGACGGCCTGAGGAATCAAAGGGGGAGATGCGCACCAGGCGGTGGACGCCCATCTCACCTTTCAGGTAGCCGTAGGCGTTCTCGCCGGCAACGGAGATGGTGGCCGACTTCATTCCTGCCTCGTCGCCGGGGAGGGAGTCGAGGAGGTCGACCTTGTAGCCCCGCTTCTCGCCCCAGCGGATGTACATGCGCAGGAGCATCTCGTTCCAGTCCATCGCTTCGGTGCCGCCGGCGCCGGCATGAAGGGTGAGCAAGGCGTTGTTGCGGTCATAGGGGCCGTTGAGCAGCAGTTCCAGGTGCCAGCGATCCAGTTCCGCCGTGATCGTCTTGATCCCCGCCTCGATCT
Above is a window of Heliomicrobium undosum DNA encoding:
- the prfB gene encoding peptide chain release factor 2 (programmed frameshift); its protein translation is MFSEVKRELGLLETRLDELRDSLDLAVKEERIAELEQMIQEPSFWDDTEHAQKTMQELTGMKDKVKAYQDLRSHWEDLCVLRELGAEEEDADALAEIEAGIKTITAELDRWHLELLLNGPYDRNNALLTLHAGAGGTEAMDWNEMLLRMYIRWGEKRGYKVDLLDSLPGDEAGMKSATISVAGENAYGYLKGEMGVHRLVRISPFDSSGRRHTSFASLEVLPEVGEDAEIQIRTEDLKVDTYRASGAGGQHVNKTESAVRITHIPTGIVVACQSERSQIQNRATAMRMLQAKLFERQRQEQEAEFNRLKGDQQDIAFGSQIRSYVFHPYNLVKDHRTNTEVGNVYAVMDGELDDFISAYLVWSTKQG